The sequence GGAGCGTGTGGAACCGGGCTGCCTCCTCGGCCCCGTCTGACTTCCGGGCCGCCTCTTCGACCCCGTCTGACTTCCGGGCCGCCTCCTCGGCCCCGTCTGGCCTTCGGGCCGCCTCCTCGACCCCGGCCTCGGCCGGCTCCCGGGCCGCCGCGTCTGCCGTCATCTCTTCCTCCCCTTCATGCCGAGCCGCATCATGGCGACGATCTCCCGCTGGACCTCGCTGACCCCGCCGCCGAAGGTGTTGATCTGCGCGGCCCGGTTCATCCGCTCCAGCTCGCCGCCCTCGAAGGCGGCGGGCCCGGGCCCCCGTATGAGGCCCTCCTCGCCCACCACCTCCTGGCACATCCGGTACACCTCGACGGTGGACTCGGTGCCGAGGAACTTCACGCCGCTCGCGTCACCGGGAGCCAGGGTGCCGCCGCCCACGTCCTGGACGAGGCGCCAGTTGAGGAGGCGTACGGCGGCCAGTCGCGCGTACGCCTCGGCCAGCCGGGACTGCACCCAGGGCCGGTCGGCGGGGCGGTCCCCGGTATCCGGGTCGGGGGTGCGGACGTGGGCGAGCGCGGCCTCGTAGAAGTCCTCGGCCTGCATGCCGATGGCGGCCAGGGCCACGCGCTCGTGGTTGAGCTGGTTGGTGATCAGGCCCCAGCCGCCGTGCTCGGGGCCGACCAGGTTGCCCGCGGGCACGCGGATGGAGTCGTAGTACGTCGCCGTGGTCGTGAGTCCGCCGACGGTCTCGATCGGGGTCCAGGCGAAGCCTGCGGCCGTGGTG comes from Streptomyces sp. NBC_01408 and encodes:
- a CDS encoding acyl-CoA dehydrogenase family protein — protein: MHLAPTEGQLRLRAELREYFRELLPDGVPEDLSGQRALLRRIGADGLLGLGWPVEYGGQGRGPDEQFVFFDEAYRAGAPVSMVTLNTVGPTLMKYGTQEQKEYFLPRILQGDVIFAIGYSEPEAGTDLASLRTRAVRDGGDWLIDGQKIFTSNAQNADWIWLACRTDPDAPKHKGISIILVPTTAAGFAWTPIETVGGLTTTATYYDSIRVPAGNLVGPEHGGWGLITNQLNHERVALAAIGMQAEDFYEAALAHVRTPDPDTGDRPADRPWVQSRLAEAYARLAAVRLLNWRLVQDVGGGTLAPGDASGVKFLGTESTVEVYRMCQEVVGEEGLIRGPGPAAFEGGELERMNRAAQINTFGGGVSEVQREIVAMMRLGMKGRKR